A section of the Pseudomonas lini genome encodes:
- the cysW gene encoding sulfate ABC transporter permease subunit CysW gives MSQSSIAAASSNASRRGSATSRRILIGLGWLVFALFLLLPLFIVVSQGLKLGLGAFFTAIFEPDALSALKLTVIAVLISVPLNLVFGVSAAWCVSKYSFRGKSMLVTLIDLPFSVSPVIAGLVYVLMFGAQGLFGPWLQDHDIQIVFALPGIVLATIFVTVPFVARELIPLMQEQGTQEEEAARLLGANGWQMFWHVTVPNIKWGLIYGVVLCTARAMGEFGAVSVVSGHIRGVTNTLPLHVEILYNEYNHVAAFAVASLLLILALFILLLKQWSENRINRLRASAAEE, from the coding sequence ATGTCCCAATCGTCTATTGCAGCTGCCTCCTCGAACGCCTCCCGCCGTGGTAGTGCCACGTCGCGGCGAATCCTCATCGGTCTTGGCTGGCTGGTCTTCGCACTGTTTTTGTTATTGCCGTTGTTCATCGTGGTGTCCCAAGGCCTGAAGCTGGGCCTGGGGGCGTTCTTCACCGCGATCTTCGAGCCGGACGCCTTGTCGGCGTTGAAACTCACCGTGATTGCGGTGCTGATTTCGGTGCCGCTGAACCTGGTGTTCGGTGTCAGCGCGGCGTGGTGCGTGAGCAAATACTCGTTCCGCGGCAAGAGCATGCTGGTGACCCTGATCGACCTGCCGTTCTCGGTGTCGCCGGTGATCGCAGGTCTGGTCTACGTATTGATGTTCGGCGCCCAGGGCCTTTTCGGCCCGTGGTTGCAGGATCACGACATCCAGATCGTCTTCGCCTTGCCAGGCATTGTGCTGGCGACGATTTTCGTCACCGTGCCATTCGTGGCCCGTGAGTTGATCCCGCTGATGCAGGAACAAGGCACTCAGGAAGAAGAGGCCGCACGCCTGCTCGGCGCCAATGGCTGGCAGATGTTCTGGCACGTCACCGTTCCCAATATCAAATGGGGCCTGATCTATGGCGTGGTGCTCTGCACTGCGCGAGCGATGGGTGAGTTCGGTGCGGTGTCGGTGGTTTCCGGGCACATTCGCGGGGTGACCAACACTCTGCCGCTGCACGTCGAGATCCTCTACAACGAATACAACCACGTGGCCGCGTTCGCCGTGGCGAGCCTGTTGCTGATCCTGGCGCTCTTCATCCTGCTGCTCAAGCAGTGGAGCGAAAACCGTATTAACCGCCTGCGCGCCAGCGCCGCGGAGGAATAA